The Psychrobacillus sp. FSL K6-2836 nucleotide sequence CAGCAGCTAAAGCACATCACTAAAAAACAGCCTTCCAACTGGAGGGCTGTTTTTATGTTGTTGAGATTCCTATGGATTTTGTAGGGTTAGTTTTTATAGGAGAGTGCTTGTCGTATACGAGAGTGATTACAGGTTATCCGAGAGAGAATCGTGCATATACGAGAGACATCACTGACTTTACGAGAGTGCTTGCCGCATACGAGAGTGATTACAGGTTATCCGAGAGAGAATCATACATATACGAGAGACATCACTGGCTATACGAGAGTGCTTGCCGTATACGAGAGCGATTACAGGTTATCCGAGAGAGAATCATACATATACGAGAGACATCACTGACTATACGAGAGTGCTTGTCGTATACGAGAGTGATTGATAGTTATCCGAGAGAGAATCATACATATACGCGAGACATCACTGGCTATACGAGATTGCTGGTCGTATACGAGAGTGATTACAGGTTATCCGAGAGAGAATCATACATATACGAGAGACATCACTGACTTTACGCGATTTCTTGTGTTTAAAGTTAACCTTTTACTTTCATTCGTAAAAAAAACCATAGATAAACCACGGTTTATGTGTGATTTATCTATGGCTAAATTTTCACTAAACTAGATTAAATTTCACTCAATACTTTCAGTTCATCCTCTTCCATTTTAGCCACTACCTTACTGCCTGGTAGAACGGTGCCGCCGATTAGAAGTTTGGCCACTGCCGTTTCTAAATAACGCTGGATATAACGTTTCAATGGTCTGGCACCAAATGCGGCATCTGTACCTTCTTCAACAATCCACTGGATTACCGACTCATCTACTTGTAACTCAATTTCTTGTCCATGTAATCGTTTTTGAAGCTGTTTCACGTATTTTTCTGTAATCTTAACAAAATGTTCCGTTGTTAATGAGTGGAACATAATAATGTCATCTAAACGATTCAATAATTCCGGTTTAAAATGTTCATGTAATGCACTCATGACGAGGCTCTCTTCTTGTTCAGTGACTTTCCCCGTTGTATTCGCCAAATATCCTGAGCCAATATTTGAAGTCAAAATAACAATTGTATTCGTGAAGTTTACGATTCTACCTTGACTATCTGTAATTCGCCCATCATCCATCAATTGCAATAAAATATTTGCTACATCTGGATGTGCCTTTTCTATTTCATCTAACAACACAACTGAATATGGATTTCTGCGAACCGCCTCCGTTAACTGGCCACCTTCTTCATACCCGATATATCCTGGAGGTGCACCGACTAAACGAGAAACACTATGTTTCTCCATATACTCAGACATATCGATACGAATAAAATGCTCCTCAGTGTCAAATAAATTAGCTGCTAAAGATTTAGCTAGCTCTGTTTTTCCGACACCGGTAGGTCCTAAAAATAAGAAAGAGCCAATTGGTTTATTTGGATCTTTAATACCTGCTCTTGCTCGCCAAACAGCTTCTGTAACTAACTGGACTGCTTGATCTTGTCCAACTACACGCTCTCCTAATGTTTCCTTTAAGCGTAATAGTTTTTCCCTTTCCCCTTCAACCAGTTTAGTTACAGGAATACCGGTCCATCTTGATACGATGGAGGCAATTTCTTCTGCTGTTACTTCTTCGCGTAATAGACGAGTTTCTGGATCTTCATTCACTTGGTTTTCATACACTTGGAGTTCCTTTTCTAATGTTGGAATTTTCCCGTGTCGAAGTTCAGCTGCTTTGTTTAAGTCATACTGATTTTCAGCTTCTTCTAATTCTCGACGATAGCGATCCAATACTTCTCGTTTTTGCTGAATTACTTGAATAGCCTCTTTTTCTTGTTGCCATTTGTTTCTCATTTCACTAATAGATGCCTCTAGTTCTTTCAAGTCTTTACGCAGCTGCTCTAATCTTTTTTGACTTGCCGCATCTTTTTCTTTCATTAATGCTTGTTCTTCAATTTGAAGCTGCATCATTTTTCTTGTAACTTCATCGAGCTCCTGAGGCATTGAATCGATTTCTGTCCGGATCATCGCACAAGCCTCGTCGACCAAATCGATTGCTTTGTCTGGCAAAAATCTTTCTGTAATATAGCGATTAGAAAGCTCGGCTGCTGCAACAATTGCTCGATCATGTATCCGCACACCATGATGTAGCTCAAATCTCTCTTTAAGTCCACGCAAAATAGATACGGTATCTTCAATAGAAGGCTCTCTTACCATCACTTGTTGAAAGCGTCTTTCAAGTGCCGGATCTTTCTCAATATACATGCGATACTCATCGAGTGTGGTGGCTCCAATGCAGTGGAGCTCACCGCGCGCTAGCATTGGTTTCAACATATTACCAGCATCCATTGCACCATCCGATTTTCCAGCACCGACTATCGTGTGAATTTCATCGATAAACAGAATAATTTGTCCTTCACTATCTTTCACTTGCTTTAAAACCGCTTGAAGGCGCTCTTCAAATTCTCCTCGATATTTTGCACCCGCGATTAAGGAACTCATATCAAGCTCAAAAATTTCCTTCTCTTTCAGACCTTCTGGTACATCCTTACGCACAATACGCTGTGCCAAACCCTCTACAATGGCAGTTTTTCCTACCCCAGGTTCTCCAATAAGTACTGGATTATTTTTCGTTTTTCTTGAAAGAATACGAATAACATCTCTAATTTCTTGATCGCGACCAATTACAGGGTCCATTTTCCCTTCTTTCACTGCAGTTACTAGGTTTCTACCGTACGTTTCTAAAGGACTTTTTTCATCTTGTTGTTTCATTTGCATATGCAAACCTCTCCTTATGAAATACTTTGACCTTCTTTGACTAATCCAAGTATACGTCCTTCCTAATAACTTTGTAAAGAAATATGACTATTGATTTTTCAATAAATAAAGCATTAAAATATGCTATTATAAAAGAAAGTGCACAAATGAAAACAAATGTGAATGAAGGAAAGGAAGTAATAATTATGAATGAACAAAGTTCCAATTCACAAGGTATACATGCACTGTTCGAA carries:
- a CDS encoding ATP-dependent Clp protease ATP-binding subunit; translation: MQMKQQDEKSPLETYGRNLVTAVKEGKMDPVIGRDQEIRDVIRILSRKTKNNPVLIGEPGVGKTAIVEGLAQRIVRKDVPEGLKEKEIFELDMSSLIAGAKYRGEFEERLQAVLKQVKDSEGQIILFIDEIHTIVGAGKSDGAMDAGNMLKPMLARGELHCIGATTLDEYRMYIEKDPALERRFQQVMVREPSIEDTVSILRGLKERFELHHGVRIHDRAIVAAAELSNRYITERFLPDKAIDLVDEACAMIRTEIDSMPQELDEVTRKMMQLQIEEQALMKEKDAASQKRLEQLRKDLKELEASISEMRNKWQQEKEAIQVIQQKREVLDRYRRELEEAENQYDLNKAAELRHGKIPTLEKELQVYENQVNEDPETRLLREEVTAEEIASIVSRWTGIPVTKLVEGEREKLLRLKETLGERVVGQDQAVQLVTEAVWRARAGIKDPNKPIGSFLFLGPTGVGKTELAKSLAANLFDTEEHFIRIDMSEYMEKHSVSRLVGAPPGYIGYEEGGQLTEAVRRNPYSVVLLDEIEKAHPDVANILLQLMDDGRITDSQGRIVNFTNTIVILTSNIGSGYLANTTGKVTEQEESLVMSALHEHFKPELLNRLDDIIMFHSLTTEHFVKITEKYVKQLQKRLHGQEIELQVDESVIQWIVEEGTDAAFGARPLKRYIQRYLETAVAKLLIGGTVLPGSKVVAKMEEDELKVLSEI